A single Vigna radiata var. radiata cultivar VC1973A chromosome 8, Vradiata_ver6, whole genome shotgun sequence DNA region contains:
- the LOC106770105 gene encoding uncharacterized protein LOC106770105, whose amino-acid sequence MENFLRSKELWSLVEDGIPTFVLSTGPNSETQQKMLQEAELKDLRVKNFLFQSIDCEILETILDKSTSKSIWTSMRQKYQGSTRVKRAQLQALRREFGLLTMKDGEKVDSFFGRIMTVVSKMRSNGEVMESNTVVSKILRSLTPKFNYLVCAIEESNNTIILSIDELHESLLVHEQRMQGSQEEEQVLKATHEEVSSRNNHDDRPQRGRGRGTFRGGRGRGRGRQSFNRATVECFKYHKLGHFQYECPDWDKKANYVEMDDEEEELLLMAHEEDSQNVEDKWYFDSGCSNHMTGNKLWFVNLEEESSKTVKLGNDIHMKVVAKGSIRMQINGISHVLNDVYYIPELKNNLLSLGQLQEKGLTILISDGTCKVFHATRGLIMQTNMSGNRMFYVTASLVPKQPVCLQTKTVSEKEAFLWHCRFGHLNYKVLNMLACKGMVGLPTLEFQVPKMFWPDAVKWCVHIQNWSPTAAVENKTPEEAWNRVKPVVEYFKIFGCLAHVHIPNQKWTKLDDKSRPFIFLGVSDKSKAWKLYDPISKSTIISRDMVFAEEKGWNWSTLETATQQPDLHYEDADGRNEAEDNTETGAKVETGAEVETDAEVKTGTESSTSSAISPRRGVRTRRRPRWLEDYETGLAEEDCFNAMTDSDPVTFTEVVISKHWREAMTSEMEAIEQNHTWELTVLPHGVTPIGVKWVFKTKLNTKGQMEKYKASLSLKVMHNDMSAFLHGELKENVYVLQPEGFVKKGQEEKVYRLKKALYGLKQAPRAWYNKIEAYFTQEQFEKCSSEHTLFTKSQGSKILIVSLYVDDLIFTSNDRFMCEQFKHFMMQQFAMTDLGRMSHFLCIEVQQNSNGIFICQGRYAREVLSRFGMLDNNAVKNPMVLGTK is encoded by the exons ATGGAAAATTTCCTTCGGAGCAAGGAGCTCTGGAGCTTGGTGGAGGATGGTATTCCAACTTTTGTTCTTAGTACAGGACCCAACAGTGAGACCCAACAGAAAATGCTTCAAGAGGCTGAACTTAAAGATTTGAGAGTgaaaaattttctctttcaatctATTGATTGCGAAATTTTGGAGACTATCCTTGACAAAAGCACGTCCAAATCCATTTGGACATCTATGCGTCAAAAATATCAAGGCTCTACACGGGTGAAGCGTGCACAACTCCAAGCACTACGAAGAGAATTTGGATTACTCACCATGAAAGATGGGGAGAAAGTAGACAGTTTTTTTGGTCGCATTATGACTGTGGTAAGTAAAATGCGATCAAATGGAGAGGTGATGGAGTCCAACACTGTGGTGAGTAAGATCTTGCGCTCGCTCACCCCAAAATTCAATTATCTAGTCTGTGCAATTGAAGAATCAAATAATACAATCATTTTGTCTATTGATGAGCTGCATGAGAGTCTTCTTGTACATGAGCAACGAATGCAAGGATCGCAGGAAGAGGAACAGGTGTTAAAGGCAACACATGAGGAAGTTTCAAGTAGAAACAATCATGATGATCGGCCTCAAAGAGGAAGAGGCCGGGGTACATTCAGAGGTGGCCGCGGTAGAGGGAGAGGCAGACAATCATTCAATAGAGCCACTGTTGAATGCTTTAAGTATCACAAATTGGGACACTTTCAATACGAGTGTCCAGATTGGGACAAGAAGGCAAATTATGTAGAAATggatgatgaagaggaagagCTCTTATTAATGGCACATGAGGAGGACTCCCAAAATGTAGAAGACAAATGGTACTTTGATTCTGGCTGCAGTAACCACATGACAGGCAATAAATTGTGGTTTGTAAATTTGGAGGAAGAGTCCAGCAAAACCGTGAAGCTTGGGAATGATATACACATGAAAGTAGTAGCTAAGGGGAGTATTCGAATGCAAATTAATGGCATTTCTCATGTCTTGAATGATGTATACTACATTCCTGAGTTGAAGAACAACTTACTCAGCTTAGGACAATTGCAAGAAAAAGGTCtaaccattttgatttcagatGGCACATGTAAAGTATTTCATGCCACAAGAGGACTGATTATGCAAACTAATATGAGTGGAAACAGGATGTTTTATGTGACAGCTTCCTTAGTGCCAAAACAACCAGTATGCTTGCAAACAAAAACAGTTTCAGAAAAAGAAGCTTTCCTGTGGCACTGCAGATTTGGACATCTTAATTATAAGGTGTTGAATATGTTGGCCTGCAAAGGGATGGTTGGACTGCCAACATTGGAGTTTCAA GTTCCCAAAATGTTTTGGCCGGATGCTGTGAAGTGGTGTGTGCACATTCAGAATTGGAGCCCAACTGCAGCAGTAGAAAATAAGACTCCAGAGGAGGCCTGGAACCGTGTGAAGCCTGTGgtggaatattttaaaatttttggctGCCTTGCACATGTGCATATACCAAATCAGAAGTGGACTAAACTGGATGACAAAAGCAGACCATTCATTTTCTTGGGAGTCAGTGATAAATCAAAGGCTTGGAAGCTATATGACCCAATTTCCAAATCCACTATTATCAGTAGAGATATGGTGTTTGCGGAAGAAAAAGGTTGGAACTGGAGTACTTTAGAGACAGCGACACAGCAGCCTGATCTTCACTATGAAGATGCCGATGGTAGGAATGAGGCGGAAGACAACACTGAGACTGGTGCAAAGGTTGAGACTGGTGCAGAGGTTGAGACTGATGCAGAGGTTAAGACTGGTACAGAGAGTAGTACTTCATCTGCTATTTCTCCAAGGAGGGGTGTCCGTACAAGGAGACGACCAAGATGGTTAGAAGACTATGAAACTGGTCTTGCCGAAGAAGATTGCTTCAATGCAATGACAGATAGTGATCCAGTCACCTTCACAGAGGTTGTGATTAGTAAACATTGGAGAGAGGCTATGACAAGTGAAATGGAGGCAATAGAACAAAATCACACATGGGAACTCACTGTATTACCTCACGGAGTTACACCTATTGGAGTTAAATGGGTGTTTAAGACAAAACTGAACACAAAGGGACAAATGGAGAAATACAAAGCAAGCTTGTCGCTAAAGGTTATGCACAACGACATG AGTGCTTTCCTACATGGGGAGCTTAAGGAGAATGTCTATGTTCTGCAACCAGAAGGTTTTGTGAAGAAAGGACAAGAGGAGAAAGTTTATCGGCTCAAGAAAGCATTATATGGTCTCAAACAGGCACCCCGGGCCTGGTATAATAAGATTGAAGCTTACTTCACCCAAGaacaatttgaaaaatgctCTAGTGAACACACATTGTTCACTAAGTCACAAGGCAGCAAAATCCTAATAGTTAGTCTCTATGTGGATGACTTAATATTCACTAGTAATGATAGATTCATGTGTGAGcagtttaaacattttatgatGCAGCAGTTTGCTATGACTGATTTGGGCAGGATGAGtcattttctttgcattgaagTTCAACAAAATTCCAATGGCATATTTATCTGCCAAGGGAGATATGCACGGGAGGTACTGTCAAGGTTTGGAATGCTGGACAACAACGCAGTAAAAAATCCAATGGTGCTAGGAACAAAATAG